DNA sequence from the Thiosulfativibrio zosterae genome:
GAAATTGTTCTGGAATGTGTTTAGTGGTAATTTTAGCCATTTCTTTCAACATTTTTGGGTTGGCGGCAATAATATTTCCCGTTTCTAAATATTTATCGCCGCCACGCAGGTCGGTCACTAATCCGCCTGCTTCTTGAACAATCAGCGCGCCAGCTGCAACATCCCAAGGTTTAAGATTCATTTCCCAGTAACCATCAACACGACCACAGGCCACATAAGCCATGTCGAGTGCTGCAGAACCTGGACGGCGTAAACCCGCAGTTGATGTCATAAAGGCTTTAAAAGTTTCAATATAGGCATCCATATAATCAAATTGATAATAAGGAAAACCGGTGGCCAATAAGGAATCTTCTAGGTTTTTTTGATCGCTAACACGAATGCGGTAGTTATTCATGCGGGCACCGGCGCCGCGGCTGGCACTGAATAGTTCGTCACGAATCGGGTCGTAAACCACGCCGTGCATTAACTTGCCTTTTTCACGGACCGCAATCGACACTGAAAAGTGTGGGAAGCCATGCAAAAAGTTGGTCGTACCATCTAGAGGGTCGATAATCCATTCAAAATCAGAGTTGTTTTGCTGTGCACCAGATTCTTCTGCCAAGATATTGTGCTTGGGGTAGAACTTTTTAATGGTGTCCATAATAATGCGTTCGGCGTGTTTATCGACTTCGCTGACATAATCACTGCGACCTTTTTTCTCAATGGTGAGTTGGTCAAGGTTTTGTAGTTGGTTGGCGATAAACTCACCCGCGTCTTTGGCGGCCATAACGGCGACATTTAAAATGGGATGCATAGGGTTTTGGGTTCTCTGTTAAAATGTTAAAGATTACGAATTGTACATTTCTATAATTATAGCGGAAAAGCATGACTGAAGATTACACAACGCATCCTAATTTAGCAAAAATAAAAATTGTGCTGATAGAAACCTCTCACCCAGGCAATATTGGTGCGGTGGCGCGTGCCATGAAAAATATGGGTTTGAGTCAATTAGTGTTGGTTAATCCCAAAGAATATCCCAGTCAAGTAGCCTCAGCAAGGGCATCGAGTGCGGCAGATGTGCTTAATAGCGCTCAAGTTTTTGCAACCTTAGAAGAGGCGGTTGCCGGCTGTCAGGTGGTGGTGGGTGCGAGTGCGCGTTTGCGCAAAGTGTCTTGGCCACAAATGGATGTTCGCGAAACGGCGGCAATGGCGATGCAAATTACCGATGCACAAGATGGGCAAATTGCCATTTTGTTTGGCCGAGAAGATTCGGGATTAAGTAACTTAGAAATGGATAAATGTCATTATTTGGCACACATTCCTTCGAATCCGCATTATTCTTCACTGAATATTGCCGCGGCGGTACAGGTATTTGCTTATGAGTTTTTAATGGCGGCTAATCTTAAAAATGAAGCGGAATTAAAGGGCTATAAGCATGATTTGGCCACGGCAGAGCAACTGGAAGGGTTTTACCAGCATTTGCAGCAAGGGTTAATTGATATAGCCTTTTTAGAAACCGCTAAAAACACCCGTTTTATGCGCCGTATGCGCCGTTTATTTAATCGCGCACAACTGGATGTGCGGGAATTGGATATTTTGCGGGGCATTTTAACGGCAGCGCAGCGCCAAGCCCAAAAATTAAAATCTTTATTGGAATCCAAAGATGTTTGAAAGAATTAAGTCGGATATTAATTGCGTTTTTGAGCGAGACCCTGCGGCGCGAAATAAATTTGAAGTGTTGACCACTTATCCGGGTTTGCACGCTATGTTGTTTTATCGCATGACGCATTTTTTGTGGCATAAAAACTGGAAGTGGTTAGCCCGCTGGCTGTCAGGGTTTGCGCGCTGGTTTACGGGCATAGAAATTCATCCAGCCGCCAAAATTGGCAATCGTTTTTTTATTGACCATGGCATGGGCGTGGTGATTGGTGAGACGGCAGAGATTGGTGACGACTGCACTTTATATCACGGCGTAACCTTAGGTGGAACCAGTTGGAAGGAAGGTAAGCGTCACCCCACACTGGGTAATGGGGTTGTGGTGGGCGCTGGGGCTAAAGTACTGGGGCCGATTGAGATTGGGGATAATGTCCGGGTGGGTTCTAATGCGGTGGTTTTAAAGTCCATCTCTGAAGGGCATACCGTGGTTGGGATTCCGGGGCGTGTGGTCGATAGAGAACGCACTGAAAAAGAAAAGCGTCGCCAAAAAATGGCGGAAAAAATGGGGTTTGATGCCTATGGTATCAGTCCTGATATGGAAGATCCGATTGAAAAAGCGATTTACAGTTTGCTAGATCATATTCAGGTGCAAGACGAAAAGTTGGATGCCTTGAATAAAGAAGTTAAGCGATTGGGTGGGCATGCGGTTGATATGGAGATGCCAAGTTTGCAAGAAGCGGTTCTGGAGCCAGAAGATCCTAAGCAAGCGGCGCATCTTCATAGTAAGGATTAAAAACATATTCCTAGGCGGATAAATCTTGAGTGATTTGCTGGGTTATTGTATAATCCTGACTCAAAACCTAGGAATTTAAGGATGTTTTTATGAAGCTCACCTCTAAAGGGCGTTATGCAGTGACTGCCATGTTGGATATTGCGTTAAACCAAGCCTCTGGTCCGATTACGCTTTCCATGATTTCGGAGCGCCAGGATATTTCATTGTCTTACTTAGAGCAAATTTTTGCCAAGCTTAAAAAGTCTGATTTAGTGCTGAGCGCGCGCGGCCCTGGGGGCGGTTATCGCTTAAGTCGTGACGCTTCACAAATCAGTGTCAGCCAAATTATCACGGCCATGAACGAGAATATGGATTCTCGAAAATGTAAAGGTAAGCAAAACTGTCAAGGTGGTGTGGAGTGTTTATCTCATGAGCTATGGTCGGATTTAAGCGACATGATTGATGGCTTTTTAGAGCATATTTCTCTACAGCAATTGATAGATAAGCGTTCTAAAGTTAAAGAAATAAAGTTTGCCTAAGACTTCCATTTTGGAATATGCTTAATTTAAAATTGAAAAAGTTAAATAAAACTAGGAAGTAATATGTCGGTTACCTTAACAGAATCTGCGGCGCAACGCGTTCGCACCATGCTCAGCAAAAGAGGGCATGGTTTAGGGTTAAAATTGAGTACCAAAGTCAGTGGTTGTGCGGGTTTCTCTTATGTTGTGGATTACGCGGATGAAGTCACTGAAGATGATGAAGTGTTTGAGAGCTTCGGTGTCAAGGTGGTGGTTGACAAAAAAAGCTTAACTAATGTGAATGGTATGGAACTCGATTATGTCAAAGAGAGTTTGTTGAATGAAGGGTTTGAATTTAATAACCCCAATGTCAAAGACAGCTGCGGCTGTGGTGAATCCTTTACGGTTTAATTGACACACCTTGTTGCCGGTAAAAGAGCCCTGCTAGAGTCAGGGCTTTTTTGTTTTTAGCCGTTGAGATTTTACTTGAGTGGTTTTTCTGCAATTTATTGGTTAGCTTGTTAAAATAGCGTTTTTTAAAATTCTTGGGAGTTCTCGTGTTAGAAACCACCTTTTCTATAATTAAGCCAGATGCGGTTAGCCGTAATTTGACAGGTCAAATTATCAGTAGATTTGAAGCCCAAGGTCTTAAAGTGGTTGCCTCCAAAATGTTGCAATTAACTCAAGCGCAAGCCGAAGGTTTTTATGCTGAGCATAAAGGCAGAGATTTTTACGAGCCTTTGGTGGCTTATATGATTTCGGGTCCGATAGTGGTTCAGGTTTTGGCCGGAGAAAATGCTATCGCTTTAAATCGTCAAATCATGGGTGCAACCAATCCAGAGAAAGCCGATATGGGAACCATTCGTAAAGATTTTGCGCTGAATATGCGTGAGAATTCGGTGCATGGTTCAGATTCTCCAGCCAGTGCGGCGCGTGAAATCAGCTATTTTTTCAGTCAAACTGAATTGTGTTTAAGATAAGGTTGTTGTGCGTTGAGTATTGCTGAAGTTTCACTAGGTTCGGTCACTTTTGAAAATAAAGTCGACCTGCTCGGTATGGATAGACAAGCCTTGGAAGCGTTTTTCACCAAAATTGGAGAGAAACCTTTTCGTGCCACCCAAGTCATGAAGTGGATTCATCAGTTTGGCGTGAGCGATTTTGAGGAAATGAGCAATTTAAGTAAGGCGCTTAGAGAAAAACTTCAGCAAAAAGCTGTGATACGCACCCCAAAGTTGATTGAAGAGCAGCGTTCCGCAGATGGCACGATAAAGTGGTTACTAGAAGTTGATAATCATAATTGTGTCGAAGCGGTTTTTATCCCCGAAAAATCTCGTGGTACTTTGTGTATTTCTTCTCAAGTTGGTTGTGCTCTGGAGTGTACTTTTTGCTCAACGGGTCAGCAGGGGTTTAACCGCAACCTAGAAAACTGGGAAATCATCGCGCAAATGTGGGTCGCAAACAAAGCCTTAGGTTGTAAGCCCAAAGAAGAGCGCATTATTTCAAATGTGGTCTTTATGGGCATGGGTGAACCTCTTTTGAATGTTACCCATACATTTCCAAGCGCCAGAATCTTGATGGATGACAATGCTTATGGTTTGTCCAAACGCCGTGTCACCATCAGTACCTCAGGGGTTGTACCTGCGATTGGCATGATTAAAGAAGAGTTAGATGTCAGTTTGGCCATCTCATTACATGCACCCAATAATGCACTGCGCGATATTTTGGTCCCAATTAATCAGAAGTATCCATTAGAGCAATTAATGCCCGCTTTGCATGATTATGTTGCTGATGGCCATAGCAAAAAGCACGTGACCGTTGAATATGTCATGTTAGATCAGGTTAATGATCGCTTAGAGCATGCGCATGAGTTAGTGGCTTTGTTAGGTGATTTGCCCTGTAAAGTGAATTTGATTCCGTTTAATCCTTTTCCAAACACGCAATATCAGCGTTCATCTAATAATGCCATTCACCGCTTTCAAGATGTTTTGATGCAGGCAGGGTTAAATTGTACCGTCAGAAAAACCCGCGGCGATGACATTGATGCCGCTTGTGGACAGTTGGCTGGCAAGGTCAAAGACAGAACCAAAAGAACCGCAGAAAAGCTTTAAGCTGATTGTTTCACCAAAAAAGGAAAAAAACACTATGACAGAACGCATTGAATCTTCAGAAAGCATCGAGTCTAGTGGGTTAAGTGAGGCTTTAAAAAAAGCGCGCTTACAAAAAAAGCTTTCATTGGTTCAGGTGTCTGAAACCCTAAAGGTGGCAGAGCGTCATTTAGCCGCGTTTGAAAATGAGCCGCTGAATTTAACCGTGCTAACACCGTTTCAAAGAGGCTACTTAAGAAATTATGCAGAACTCTTAGAGGTTTCTCTGCAGCCTTATGAGGCTGATTTGCAAGGTCAACCCGAGTTGGAATCCAGCTTAAAAACCATTGGTCAACAGCCTTCTCAATTGATGAAGTTGACTAACACCAAAATCCTATTGAGTCTGCTAATAGGTGTGATAGCGGTTTTAATTATTTACAGCCTTTTGTCAGGGATTTAGTTTCTGATAAACGGTAGGCGTTAAACGCTCAGCTGAGCGATAAAATTATCATAAAGGAAGTCAGGTGGCACAAATATCAGCCATTCGCGGCATGAATGATATTCATGGTCAACAAGCAATCGCATTTGATTTTGTAACCGAAACGGCACAGGCCGTTTTACAGCAGTATGGTTTTCAATCTATTCGTTTGCCGATTGTCGAAAAAACAGAATTATTTTGTCGCAGTATTGGGGAAGTCACCGATATTGTCGAAAAAGAGATGTACACTTTTAATGATCGTAATAATGACAGCTTGACGCTGCGCCCAGAAGGAACCGCAGGGTGTGTTCGAGCCGTGATTGAAAACGGCTTGGCTCATAACCAGATCCAAAAGCTGTTTTATATGGGGCCGATGTTCCGTTACGAAAGACCTCAAAAAGGGCGTTATCGCCAGTTTAACCAGTTTGGTGTTGAAGTTTTTGGGCTGGCTTCGGTGGATGCGGATGCCGAGTTGATTGCTTTGTCTGCACGCCTTTGGGAAAAATTAGGCTTAGAAAATCTTGAGTTGCAAATTAATTCACTGGGCTCTCAAGAGTCGCGTGCCGCTTACCGAGATATTCTGGTTGCTTACTTTGAGGCTCACCGTGCAGAGTTGGACGAAGACAGCTTGCGTCGTTTAACGACAAACCCTTTAAGAATTTTGGACACTAAAAATCCAGACTTAAAAACGCTGGTGGCCAATGCGCCAAAGTTGCTTGAGCATTTAGATGCAGAGTCTATTGAGCACTTTGAGCATTTAAAGAATCATTTAGAAGATTTAGGTATTGATTATGTCGTGAACCCTAACTTGGTTAGGGGTTTAGACTACTATAATCGTACGGTTTTTGAATGGGTTACCACGGAACTCGGCGCACAAGGAACGGTCTGTGCGGGTGGGCGCTACGATGGTTTGGTTGAGCAAATTGGCGGCAAGCCAACCCCAGCCGTTGGGTTTGCAATGGGTATAGAGCGCTTGATGGCTTTACTGATTGATCAAGGTGTTGTTCCTGAAACCAGTGCCCAAGACATTTATATGGTGTTAGTGGGTGAACAGGTTCAAAGACCGGGTATGGTTTTGGCAGAAAGTCTGCGAGATGCCTTTCCGGAATTACGCATTCAAATGAATTGCGGGGGCGGGAGTTTTAAGAGTCAGTTTAAAAAGGCCGATAAATCAGGCGCCTCGTTTGCACTGGTGTTAGGTGATGATGAAGTGACGCAACAAACTATTGTTGTTAAACCCTTGCGAACTGATCAAGCGCAAAAAGTGGTTGCATGGGATGCCCTTGTCGAAACTTTGGCCCAAGAATTTTCAGAAATTTAAAATCAACAAAAAATAAAAAATAAAGTGTAAGGAATAAGCAATGAGTCGTTATGAATCTGATGATGAACAAGTCCAAGCGTTAAAAGACTGGTGGAAAGCAAACGGCACTTCGTTATTGTCAGGCCTTTTGGCTATTTCAATTGCTTGGGCAGGTTGGAATTATTGGCAAAATCAAACCTTGTCTAAAGCCGTTATGGCCTCAAGTACTTTTGAAGTGTTGCAAATTAAGATGGAACAAGGTCAATTTGGGGATGTGGCGCGCGATGGTTTGAAGCTGATGGAAGAGCAGCCAGACAGCCCTTATGCGACAGGCACCGCTTTGCTATTGGCCAAATTTTATGCTGACAAGCAAGAGATGGATAAAGCAGTGGAGCAATTAGACTGGGTGATGGCAAATGCACCTGACTCAAGCTTAAAACTGATTTCTCGCTTAAGACTTGCGCAATTACAACAGCAAGCTGGCAATTTGGATGAGGCAAAAAATGCCTTAACGCAAGCAAAAACGCTTAAGTTATCAACTGCCGAGCAAGCGAATTTAGATTATGCCTTAGCGGAATTGTTTTTGGCGCAAAAAGATTTGGATCAGGCACGCACCCATTTAAAAGCAGTGCTGGATAATCAAGAAACTTCTACCAATCTTGCAACTTTGGCACGCTTGCAGTTGGATGACATAGCACAGTAATGAACATGATAAATTTAATTGGGTCGTTATTAAAACCTCAAACTTTTGTTTGGTTAATGGTTTCTATGTTGGGCTTAACGGCCTGTTCTTCTGCCAAGATTGTGCGTGTTCCGACACCTTTAGCAGAAATGTCATCCCCCTTAGAATTGCAAAGAGATTGGCAGTTAACTTTAGACCAGTTTGCCTATTCAGATAGCGAAGGGTTGTATTTTGGCGCTGACGACCAACAAGTTTATTTTGCAACCCCTTCTGGTTTGTTAACGGCAGTGACCAAATCAACTAAAACCCGTTGGCAGGATCAAATTGTTTGGCAACAAAAGTTTGATCAACCCTTGATTTCAGGTCCAACGGTTGAGGAAGAAAATCTCATCCTAGGCACTGCAAAAGGCAGTTTGATAGCCTTGTCGAAAAAAACGGGTCAGTTGGTTTGGCAAACACAATTATCCAGTGAGGTTTTAAGCCGTGCCGTGGTCGCTGATGGTGATATTTATGTTAGAACGGTGGATGGAAAATTAAATGCCGTTAAAGCGTCCACGGGTAAAGTTAAATGGGTTGTTGATCATCAATTACCTAATCTTTCTTTAAGAGGGATAGCACCGATTACCATTCATGATGATGTCGTTTATGTTGGTTGGGAATCGGGTTATGTTGAAGCCTTAAGCGCCAAGTCAGGTGAGCGTTTATGGCGTACTCAAGTGGCTATACCAAAGGGGCGTACCGATTTAGAGCGCATGGTCGATTTGCAGTCTCAATTGATTTTGACGCAAGGGCGGTTATTTGTGTTGGGCTACCACGGGCAATTAGTGTCTTTGAATCCTCAAACCGGTAATCTCTATTGGAGCAAGCCAGTGTCTGGCTTTAGAGATTTTGTGGTGGATGAAAGCCGGGTTTACTTGGTCGATGAAGACGATATTTTAAGCGCATTTGATGTGGCTAATGGCACAGAAGTGTGGCGCAAAGATGCTTATAAATATCGAGTTTTAACCGATGTGTTAAGTTACAACTCCGATCAATTGTTGTTGGCGGATGGTCAGGGCTATGTGTTTTGGATTGATAAAATTGACGGTTCAGAATTTGCCAGATCTCGGGTATCCAATAATTATGGAACCGGCGATAAAATTGTCCGCGTGATGCAGGACGACAACCGAATTTATATTCAAGATGTGGATGGTATCGTCAGTGCCTACCGTATTAAACCGTCTAATTGGTACCTTTTTAAACACCCAGAAGATCCTTTAAAAATAATTCAAAAATCAGCGCCTTAGTCTGATTTAAACTGTTTGCGGTTTCCGCAAGAGAGAGCATTGTGAGTAAACCTGTTATTGCCCTAGTAGGCCGCCCAAATGTGGGTAAGTCTACATTATTTAATCGTTTAACACGCACGCGTGATGCCATCGTGGCTGATTACCCGGGCTTAACCCGCGACCGCCAGTATGGTACGGGAAGAGTTGGTCATATCCCTTATATCGTGGTGGATACCGGCGGTTTGAGCGGTGAGGATGAAGGCGTTGATCCGTTAATGGCAAACCAAGTTAAAACCGCCATTGAAGATTCTGACGCGGTTTTGTTTTTGGTGGATGGTCGCACAGGACTTTTGCCTGCTGATGAAAGTATTGCCAAATACCTGCGCCAATTCAACAAGCCTATTCATTTGATGGTCAACAAAGCTGAAGGTCATGAGCGTGAGCAGATTACAGCAGAGTTTTATCAAATGGGCTTGGGAGATCCTTATGTGATTTCTTCCGCACATGGCGATAATGTTCACGAGTCTTTAGATGATATATTATCGAGTTTGCATAATTTTGACGAAGAACAAGCTGAGTTTGAATTAGACGAACATCCGGGGATTCGTGTCGCGGTTATCGGGCGTCCTAATGTGGGGAAATCCACCTTAATCAATCGCATGATTGGTGAAGATAGAGTGGTGGCATTTGATATGCCGGGTACCACGCGCGACAGTATTTTTGTACCTTTTGAGCGTGACGGCGATTTATACACGCTGATTGATACCGCAGGGGTGCGCCGCCGTAAAAACATTTCTGAAAAAATTGAAAAGTTCAGTATTGTTAAAGCCATTGAAGCCATGTCAGATTCCAATGTTGTTATTTTGGTAATGGATGGTTCAGAAGGGGTTACTGACCAAGATTTAACACTTTTGGGTTTAGCGTTAGAGTCAGGCCGTGGTTTGGTCATTGCCATTAATAAGTGGGATCACTTAACCCAAGAACAGCGCAATAAAATCAAGCATGAGCTTGAGTTTAAGTTGGTGTTCGTGGACTATGCTAAACAGCATTTGATTTCAGCCTTACACGGCACAGGGGTTGGGGATTTATTCCGTACAGTCAAAACCGTTTATGAAGCGGCCATGCGCAAGGTTTCAACCTCTGAACTTAACCGTGTTTTAGAGCAGGCTGTTTTAGATCACCAACCTCCTATGATTGGAACCAGTCGTGTCAAACTGCGTTATGCCCATTTGGGTGGCTTGAATCCGCCACGCGTGATTATTCATGGTAATCAGGTAGATAAACTGCCGAGCTCTTATGTGAAATATCTGATGGGTGTTTTCCGTAAAGCCTTTAAGTGGGTGGGCACCCCGGTGATGATTGATTTTAAAGTGACCGAAAACCCTTTCAAAGATCGCAAAAAAATGGTGATACATCGTAAGGGTAAATCGGAAGAGCAGGCCACGAATAATTTTATTAAACGCAAAAACAAGCGCGCTAAGCAACAGAAGCGCCGTGCAGAATAACCACATAAAATAAGGTATTTAGCGCGCCTTAAAACCTGTGACAATATTTTCAAAACCGACTTTAATAGTCGGTTTTCGCTTATAATACTTTACTAATATTTAGCTGTAAAACTTGGAACTCCTATGTCATCTAGAATCCGCGAAATCCCCTACAACTACACATCTTTCTCAGACAAAGAAATTGTTAAGCGTTTCTTGGGCGAAACTTGTTGGCAGACGATTGAGTCTTTAAGAGATTCTCGTGGTACTGGGCGATCGGCTCGTATGTTGTTTGAAGTGCTTGGGGATATGTGGGTGGTTACTCGAAACCCTTATATTCAAGGGGATTTAATTGAAAACCCCAAACGCCGTGATGCTTTGATTAAAGCGCTTTATCACCGATTACAGCAAGTTGAGAACCGTTTAAATGGTAATGAAGTGGCTGCAAACCTTTTGCAGAGCGTTCGAGATGCCGTCAAAATATTTGCCGATTGGTTTCCTGCGCAAATTGCCATGCGAGCCAAAGTTCGCAAAGAACTCAGCAAGTTTACCCGCACAGATAATATTGATTTTGGCGGGCTGGCGCGTGTTTCTCACGCAACTGATGCGACTGACTGGCGTGTAGAGCTGCCTTTGGTGGTGGTTTCGCCAGACACAGAAGCAGAAGTGGCTTATATCGTCGATGCGTGTATCCATTTAGGTTTGACTATGATTCCACGAGGTGGGGGAACAGGCTATACCGGTGGTGCGATTCCGTTACATCAAGAATCAGTGGTGATTAATACTGAAAAGCTTGAATATATGAGTTTGGTTGAGCAGGTTGACTTGCCTGGCATTGGAAAAGTGCCAACCATTCAAACGGGCGCGGGTGTGGTGACTCGCCGAGTTTCTGAGCAAGCCGAACGCTTTGGGTATGTATTTGCGGTAGACCCGACTTCACAAGATGCCTCTTGCATTGGCGGTAATATCGCCATGAACGCCGGTGGTAAAAAAGCCGTTTTATGGGGAACAACACTCGATAACCTAGCTTCTTGGAAGATGGTCATGCCAGATGCGCGCTGGTTAGAAATTGAGCGTCTGAACCATAATTTAGGCAAGCTACAAGATCAGAAAACGGTTTCTTTCCGTTTAACCCGCTATGAAAAAGACGGTAAAACCCCAGTGGGTGAGCCTACCTTTTTAGAAATGCCCGGCTCTAGTTTTAGAAAAGCGGGTTTAGGCAAAGATGTAACCGATAAGTTTTTAAGTGGTATTCCGGGCGTTCAAAAAGAAGGCTGTGACGGGATTATCACCTCTGCGCGCTTTATTGTGCATCGTATGCCTTCGCATACCCGTACCGTTTGCTTAGAGTTTTTTGGTACAGACCTCAGTTTGGCGGTACCTGCAATTGTTGAAATTACCCAATACATCGAGTCTAAAAAGCCTGAAGGGATTTTGTTATCTGGTTTAGAGCATTTGGATGACCGCTATATTAAAGCCGTTAATTACAACACCAAAGCGGATCGTAAAGGCTTGCCAAAAATGATTTTGTTGGCCGATGTCAGTGGTGAGAATGGTTTTGAAGTAGCCAAGGCTTGCCAAGAAATTGTCGATTTAGCCAATAAACGCAACGCCGAAGGTTTTATTGCGGTTTCTGCAGAAGCGCGTAAGCGTTTTTGGGCAGACCGTTCGCGTACCGCGGCGATTTCTAAACATACCAATGCATTTAAAATTAATGAAGACGTGGTGATTCCGCTAGAGAAACTCAATGAATATAACATTGAGATAGAGCGCATCAATATCGAGAAATCGATTGAGAATAAACTCGAAATTTTGGCCGCACTTAAGCAGTATTTTGCCGGTGATATTGCGGAATATAAAATCAAAGACGACTTTGAAACGGCCCAAGCACCGGCGCAACACTTTAATGCGAAGGTTGCCGGAACCCGCGCTAAATTAGAGCAAGTTGAGTTGCGTTGGAAAAGTGTGTTGTTAAATTTAGACACGCCGGTGACTGAGTTTCAAGGGCAATTATTTGACGAAGAGCGTGCGCACTTTAAAGAGGGCGATACCCTTTTGAATTTACTGTTGCGTCGTGAGTTGGTGATTTCTTACAAACAAGAAGTCTTGAAGTTTTTAAAAGAAACCTTTATCGGTAATGACTTTGAAGCGCTGCACAAAAAAGTCAAAACCCTGCATGGTGAGATTCGTAATGCGCGCTTGTTTGTGGCGTTACACATGCATGCGGGCGATGGCAATATCCACACCAATATCCCAGTGCACTCCAATAATTACGCCATGATTCACCAGGCCGAAGCGGTTGTTGACCGCATCATGGCAGTTGCTAAGCGCTTAGATGGGGTTATTTCTGGGGAGCACGGTATTGGTTTGACCAAGATGCAATATTTGGATGAATCTAAAATTGCCGCTTTTGTAGCCTATAAAAACGAAGTTGACCCAAATGGTCACTTCAACAAAGGCAAACTCATGCCAGGCTCAGGTTTGGATAATGCTTATACGCCCTCACTGCACTTGGTTCAGCAAGAAGCTTTAATTCTTGAAGCGCACGCTTTGGATGAACTCAATAACGACATTAAAGATTGCTTGCGCTGCGGTAAATGTAAGCCTGTTTGTCAAACCCATATTCCGGGTGCGAATTTATTATATTCACCCCGCAATAAAATTTTGGCAACAGGTCAAGTCATTGAGGCTTTCTTGTATGAGGAGCAAACTCGCCGCGGTATTTCATTGCATCACTTTGATGCCATGAACGATGTGGCAGATCACTGTACCACTTGCCATAAGTGTGCCAATCCTTGTCCTGTGGATATCGATTTTGGTGATGTGTCGATTCGGATGCGTACTATCTTGACAGACATGGGTCAAAAGCGCACCAGCTGGATGGTTAAAGCGGCTATTTACTTTTTAAACACCACCAATCCGCTGACGATTAATGTTTTGCGTAAAACCATGATTGGTTGGGGCGCTTTGGCGATGACAGCGGGTTACAAAGCGGGTCGTTTACTCGGTTTGGTTTCTCGCAAAAACAGTTTGCCATCTAGCACCTCAGAACCTGCGCCTATTCAACAG
Encoded proteins:
- a CDS encoding inositol monophosphatase family protein translates to MHPILNVAVMAAKDAGEFIANQLQNLDQLTIEKKGRSDYVSEVDKHAERIIMDTIKKFYPKHNILAEESGAQQNNSDFEWIIDPLDGTTNFLHGFPHFSVSIAVREKGKLMHGVVYDPIRDELFSASRGAGARMNNYRIRVSDQKNLEDSLLATGFPYYQFDYMDAYIETFKAFMTSTAGLRRPGSAALDMAYVACGRVDGYWEMNLKPWDVAAGALIVQEAGGLVTDLRGGDKYLETGNIIAANPKMLKEMAKITTKHIPEQFRK
- a CDS encoding RNA methyltransferase, with the protein product MTEDYTTHPNLAKIKIVLIETSHPGNIGAVARAMKNMGLSQLVLVNPKEYPSQVASARASSAADVLNSAQVFATLEEAVAGCQVVVGASARLRKVSWPQMDVRETAAMAMQITDAQDGQIAILFGREDSGLSNLEMDKCHYLAHIPSNPHYSSLNIAAAVQVFAYEFLMAANLKNEAELKGYKHDLATAEQLEGFYQHLQQGLIDIAFLETAKNTRFMRRMRRLFNRAQLDVRELDILRGILTAAQRQAQKLKSLLESKDV
- the cysE gene encoding serine O-acetyltransferase — translated: MFERIKSDINCVFERDPAARNKFEVLTTYPGLHAMLFYRMTHFLWHKNWKWLARWLSGFARWFTGIEIHPAAKIGNRFFIDHGMGVVIGETAEIGDDCTLYHGVTLGGTSWKEGKRHPTLGNGVVVGAGAKVLGPIEIGDNVRVGSNAVVLKSISEGHTVVGIPGRVVDRERTEKEKRRQKMAEKMGFDAYGISPDMEDPIEKAIYSLLDHIQVQDEKLDALNKEVKRLGGHAVDMEMPSLQEAVLEPEDPKQAAHLHSKD
- a CDS encoding Rrf2 family transcriptional regulator, with translation MKLTSKGRYAVTAMLDIALNQASGPITLSMISERQDISLSYLEQIFAKLKKSDLVLSARGPGGGYRLSRDASQISVSQIITAMNENMDSRKCKGKQNCQGGVECLSHELWSDLSDMIDGFLEHISLQQLIDKRSKVKEIKFA
- a CDS encoding HesB/IscA family protein — translated: MSVTLTESAAQRVRTMLSKRGHGLGLKLSTKVSGCAGFSYVVDYADEVTEDDEVFESFGVKVVVDKKSLTNVNGMELDYVKESLLNEGFEFNNPNVKDSCGCGESFTV
- the ndk gene encoding nucleoside-diphosphate kinase yields the protein MLETTFSIIKPDAVSRNLTGQIISRFEAQGLKVVASKMLQLTQAQAEGFYAEHKGRDFYEPLVAYMISGPIVVQVLAGENAIALNRQIMGATNPEKADMGTIRKDFALNMRENSVHGSDSPASAAREISYFFSQTELCLR
- the rlmN gene encoding 23S rRNA (adenine(2503)-C(2))-methyltransferase RlmN encodes the protein MSIAEVSLGSVTFENKVDLLGMDRQALEAFFTKIGEKPFRATQVMKWIHQFGVSDFEEMSNLSKALREKLQQKAVIRTPKLIEEQRSADGTIKWLLEVDNHNCVEAVFIPEKSRGTLCISSQVGCALECTFCSTGQQGFNRNLENWEIIAQMWVANKALGCKPKEERIISNVVFMGMGEPLLNVTHTFPSARILMDDNAYGLSKRRVTISTSGVVPAIGMIKEELDVSLAISLHAPNNALRDILVPINQKYPLEQLMPALHDYVADGHSKKHVTVEYVMLDQVNDRLEHAHELVALLGDLPCKVNLIPFNPFPNTQYQRSSNNAIHRFQDVLMQAGLNCTVRKTRGDDIDAACGQLAGKVKDRTKRTAEKL
- a CDS encoding helix-turn-helix domain-containing protein encodes the protein MTERIESSESIESSGLSEALKKARLQKKLSLVQVSETLKVAERHLAAFENEPLNLTVLTPFQRGYLRNYAELLEVSLQPYEADLQGQPELESSLKTIGQQPSQLMKLTNTKILLSLLIGVIAVLIIYSLLSGI
- the hisS gene encoding histidine--tRNA ligase; translated protein: MNDIHGQQAIAFDFVTETAQAVLQQYGFQSIRLPIVEKTELFCRSIGEVTDIVEKEMYTFNDRNNDSLTLRPEGTAGCVRAVIENGLAHNQIQKLFYMGPMFRYERPQKGRYRQFNQFGVEVFGLASVDADAELIALSARLWEKLGLENLELQINSLGSQESRAAYRDILVAYFEAHRAELDEDSLRRLTTNPLRILDTKNPDLKTLVANAPKLLEHLDAESIEHFEHLKNHLEDLGIDYVVNPNLVRGLDYYNRTVFEWVTTELGAQGTVCAGGRYDGLVEQIGGKPTPAVGFAMGIERLMALLIDQGVVPETSAQDIYMVLVGEQVQRPGMVLAESLRDAFPELRIQMNCGGGSFKSQFKKADKSGASFALVLGDDEVTQQTIVVKPLRTDQAQKVVAWDALVETLAQEFSEI